In Luteitalea sp. TBR-22, one genomic interval encodes:
- the udk gene encoding uridine kinase: MTDARVTPVVIGIAGGSGSGKTTVVRRLTASLGDAHVSVLEHDRYYRDRSDLRLEERAALNYDHPDSLETDLLVEHVRALRARQAVEAPQYDFARHNRLEASDVIAPRAAIIVEGILIFADKALRELMDVKVFVDADDDTRFIRRLQRDIAERGRTVQSVIDQYLGTVKPMHLEFVEPSKRYADIIVPQGGHNDVAIEMLLTLARGLVARG, from the coding sequence ATGACGGATGCGCGCGTGACGCCCGTGGTGATCGGCATCGCCGGGGGCTCGGGATCAGGCAAGACGACGGTCGTGCGGCGGCTCACCGCCTCGCTCGGCGATGCCCACGTGTCCGTGCTGGAGCACGACCGCTACTACCGCGACCGCAGCGACCTGCGCCTCGAGGAACGCGCCGCCCTCAACTACGACCATCCCGACTCGCTCGAGACCGACCTGCTGGTGGAGCACGTGCGCGCCTTGCGCGCCAGGCAGGCGGTCGAGGCGCCCCAGTACGACTTCGCGCGCCACAATCGCCTCGAGGCCAGCGACGTCATCGCGCCGCGCGCCGCGATCATCGTCGAGGGCATCCTGATCTTCGCCGACAAGGCGCTGCGCGAGCTGATGGACGTGAAGGTGTTCGTCGACGCCGACGACGACACGCGCTTCATCCGGCGCCTGCAGCGCGACATCGCCGAGCGCGGGCGCACCGTGCAGTCGGTCATCGACCAGTACCTGGGCACCGTCAAGCCGATGCACCTCGAGTTCGTGGAGCCGAGCAAGCGGTACGCCGACATCATCGTCCCGCAAGGCGGGCACAACGACGTCGCCATCGAGATGCTGCTGACGCT
- a CDS encoding HDOD domain-containing protein, translating to MVAPDPRSPTPLTRERLLRQADALEPLPATATRLVTLLSQSEWMIRDVEEVVRLDLGLTARVLRFANSAWTAHLPSVSTVRDALMRIGVGTALSLAIAEGVRPRLLKPLPAFDLQPGRLWQHAVAAALATEIVTRRARTPIPPETVTASLLHDVGKVVLDEAMDEATLTALRTAWTSGSLSRIEAERQVLGMDHGELGGYVARHWGLPERVAAAITHHHTPAAARSTICDVVHLSNGVAKLSGFGPLIAEIDGPIEGDVLARLNFSPTDLHTFCSELTDRMRTGQERFH from the coding sequence ATGGTGGCCCCAGACCCACGCTCCCCGACGCCCCTGACGCGCGAGCGCCTGCTCCGGCAGGCCGACGCGCTCGAGCCGCTCCCGGCCACGGCTACGCGGTTGGTCACGCTCCTCAGCCAGAGCGAGTGGATGATCCGCGACGTCGAGGAAGTGGTCAGGCTCGACCTCGGCCTCACCGCGCGCGTGCTCCGGTTCGCCAACTCCGCCTGGACGGCCCACTTGCCGTCGGTGAGCACGGTGCGCGATGCCCTGATGCGGATCGGCGTGGGCACGGCCCTGTCGCTGGCGATCGCCGAAGGCGTCCGGCCGCGGCTCCTCAAGCCCCTGCCGGCCTTCGACCTGCAGCCGGGCCGCCTCTGGCAGCACGCGGTCGCCGCCGCGCTGGCCACCGAGATCGTCACCCGGCGCGCCCGCACGCCGATCCCACCGGAAACCGTCACCGCGTCGCTGCTCCACGACGTGGGCAAGGTGGTGCTCGACGAGGCGATGGACGAGGCGACGCTGACCGCCCTCCGCACCGCCTGGACCAGCGGCAGCCTGTCGCGCATCGAGGCGGAGCGCCAGGTGCTCGGCATGGATCACGGTGAACTGGGCGGGTACGTGGCGCGCCACTGGGGCCTGCCCGAGCGCGTCGCCGCCGCCATCACGCATCACCACACGCCGGCCGCCGCGCGGAGCACGATCTGCGACGTGGTGCACCTGTCCAACGGCGTCGCCAAGCTGTCCGGCTTCGGCCCGCTCATCGCCGAGATCGACGGCCCGATCGAAGGCGACGTGCTGGCGCGCCTCAACTTCTCGCCCACCGACCTGCACACCTTCTGCTCGGAACTGACCGACCGGATGCGGACCGGGCAGGAGCGCTTCCACTGA
- a CDS encoding DUF481 domain-containing protein: MQDAVWIVLALLQGPAPVAAAPLPLVVDPIVLPASAVSGRLTAPPGPPAPVARVSAAKPAAPRKPELVKGKAELSYVSTGGTASTQTIGTGAEAVFSPGLWRLESRGSFLRTRTDGTVRARRLTGQFKTARRIGDAAEVFARANYLRNTFAGIDNSVDGAAGVTALLIKGEPQRLALDSGFGYIGEDRTRGPGRYLATMDLGLRHQWEFTRRNRISNDASVKADVERTSDWRLSHVAALQAALNAVLALKLSHEITYRNEPVPGFTKADTVAAAAIVATF; the protein is encoded by the coding sequence ATGCAAGACGCTGTCTGGATCGTGCTCGCGCTCCTGCAGGGTCCCGCCCCTGTGGCCGCGGCCCCCCTGCCCCTCGTCGTCGACCCGATCGTCCTGCCGGCAAGTGCCGTGTCGGGCCGGTTGACGGCGCCGCCTGGGCCGCCGGCGCCAGTGGCCCGGGTTTCCGCGGCAAAGCCCGCCGCGCCCCGCAAGCCGGAGTTGGTGAAGGGCAAGGCCGAACTGTCGTACGTGTCCACCGGCGGCACGGCCTCGACCCAGACGATCGGCACCGGCGCCGAAGCGGTGTTCTCGCCCGGCCTCTGGCGGCTGGAGTCGCGGGGCAGCTTCCTGCGCACCCGGACCGATGGCACCGTGCGCGCGCGCCGCCTCACCGGCCAGTTCAAGACCGCCCGGCGGATCGGCGATGCGGCGGAGGTGTTCGCCCGGGCCAACTACCTGCGCAACACGTTCGCGGGCATCGACAACAGCGTCGACGGCGCGGCGGGCGTCACGGCCCTGCTCATCAAGGGCGAACCACAGCGGCTGGCGCTGGACTCGGGCTTCGGCTACATCGGCGAGGACCGGACGCGCGGCCCCGGCCGCTACCTGGCCACCATGGACCTCGGCCTGCGGCACCAGTGGGAGTTCACCCGGCGCAACCGCATCTCCAACGATGCCTCGGTCAAGGCCGACGTCGAGCGCACCAGCGACTGGCGGCTGTCGCACGTGGCCGCCCTGCAGGCCGCCCTCAACGCCGTCCTGGCCCTCAAGCTGTCACACGAGATCACCTACCGGAACGAGCCCGTCCCCGGCTTCACCAAGGCCGACACGGTGGCCGCGGCCGCCATCGTGGCGACCTTCTGA
- a CDS encoding radical SAM protein gives MPYKPIKYVEKGLTYAAKGAWVVFDALNSINRAPGFVPKWSDKPLQKSWEKVKPPLGWPRETDSLCPTCVREARQEILDGKRDVSVLLNEKVGEIKATILERDGKILMVKDCPKHGHFEDVMAIDPAFFKHLEESYPGSDIRAHNDETLHNHGSSTIKYGRGSVLTIDLTNRCNMMCDPCFMDANQVGFVHELSWEDIKTLLDNAITIKPRRQMSVQFSGGEPTLSPYFLDAVRYAKKVGYNSVQAATNGIEFAKSPEFAKAAAEAGLRYAYLQFDGIGNAANSHRLVGNLFDVKLRAIENLWANGVDIVPVTTIVNGVNNEQVGRIIRFALDNPRKISFLSFQPVSFTGRDEEVTDERRAAQRYTLSHLAHDVKNQMQIGEPTRDWFPISFMGTFTDWADLVKGPQQEWGNLSCGCHPNCGVGMAVMIDKETKEAVPVTAFLEGKQLARDLQRVNDAARGRRLSMLGLSLALAKNYDPFKSPTHFKLTDLIKKFDKTFGATGKNYGRVDGQRTLQDIELRRQDRWNFLFIAGMWFQDLFNYDFRRTERCIIPYATQQGEISFCAYNTGIGWRQIIEKMHMTATLTKWYEEHGRHEIFAGGKAVNLSSKEHSLILDADAVAKSRQTDLDEAGVARNAREEKLRAREEAKKQAENERMAALYRQHVLKEPAPALATGLQIQGLKKAPAQPKAEPEPTVN, from the coding sequence ATGCCGTACAAGCCGATCAAGTACGTCGAAAAGGGGTTGACCTACGCCGCCAAGGGCGCGTGGGTGGTGTTCGATGCGCTCAATTCCATCAACCGCGCCCCCGGATTCGTGCCGAAGTGGTCGGACAAGCCGTTGCAGAAGTCGTGGGAGAAGGTCAAGCCGCCCCTGGGCTGGCCGCGTGAGACCGACTCGCTGTGCCCGACCTGCGTCCGCGAGGCGCGGCAGGAGATCCTCGACGGCAAGCGCGACGTGTCGGTGCTCCTGAACGAGAAGGTGGGCGAGATCAAGGCCACCATCCTCGAGCGCGACGGCAAGATCCTGATGGTCAAGGATTGCCCCAAGCACGGGCACTTCGAGGACGTCATGGCGATCGACCCGGCGTTCTTCAAGCACCTCGAGGAGTCGTACCCGGGCAGCGACATCCGGGCGCACAACGACGAGACGCTGCACAACCACGGCAGCTCGACGATCAAGTACGGCCGCGGATCGGTGCTGACCATCGACCTCACCAACCGCTGCAACATGATGTGCGACCCCTGCTTCATGGACGCCAACCAGGTCGGGTTCGTCCACGAGCTGAGCTGGGAAGACATCAAGACGCTGCTCGACAACGCCATCACCATCAAGCCGCGCCGGCAGATGTCGGTGCAGTTCTCGGGCGGTGAGCCGACGCTGTCGCCGTACTTCCTCGACGCGGTCCGCTACGCCAAGAAGGTCGGCTACAACTCGGTGCAGGCGGCCACCAACGGCATCGAGTTCGCCAAGAGCCCCGAGTTCGCCAAGGCCGCGGCCGAGGCCGGCCTCCGGTACGCCTATCTGCAGTTCGACGGCATCGGCAATGCGGCCAACTCGCACCGCCTCGTCGGCAACCTGTTCGACGTCAAGCTGCGCGCCATCGAGAACCTCTGGGCCAACGGCGTCGACATCGTCCCGGTCACGACGATCGTCAACGGCGTGAACAACGAGCAGGTGGGCCGCATCATCCGGTTCGCCCTCGACAACCCGCGCAAGATCTCGTTCCTCTCGTTCCAGCCGGTGTCGTTCACGGGCCGCGACGAGGAGGTCACCGACGAGCGCCGCGCCGCGCAGCGCTACACGCTGTCGCACCTGGCGCACGACGTGAAGAACCAGATGCAGATCGGCGAGCCGACCCGCGACTGGTTCCCGATCTCGTTCATGGGCACGTTCACCGACTGGGCCGACCTGGTGAAGGGGCCGCAGCAGGAGTGGGGCAACCTCTCGTGCGGCTGCCACCCCAACTGCGGCGTCGGCATGGCGGTGATGATCGACAAGGAAACGAAGGAGGCCGTGCCGGTCACGGCGTTCCTCGAGGGCAAGCAGCTCGCCCGGGACCTGCAGCGGGTCAACGACGCCGCCCGTGGTCGTCGCCTGTCGATGCTCGGCCTGTCGCTGGCGCTGGCCAAGAACTACGACCCGTTCAAGTCGCCGACGCACTTCAAGCTGACCGACCTGATCAAGAAGTTCGACAAGACCTTCGGCGCCACCGGCAAGAACTACGGCCGCGTCGACGGGCAGCGTACCCTGCAGGACATCGAGCTGCGTCGGCAGGACCGCTGGAACTTCCTGTTCATCGCCGGCATGTGGTTCCAGGACCTGTTCAACTACGACTTCCGCCGCACGGAGCGCTGCATCATCCCGTACGCGACGCAGCAGGGCGAGATCAGCTTCTGCGCCTACAACACGGGCATCGGCTGGCGCCAGATCATCGAGAAGATGCACATGACGGCCACCCTCACCAAGTGGTACGAGGAGCATGGGCGTCACGAGATCTTCGCCGGCGGCAAGGCGGTCAACCTCAGCTCGAAGGAGCACTCGCTGATCCTCGACGCTGACGCGGTGGCCAAGAGCCGCCAGACCGACCTCGACGAGGCCGGCGTGGCCCGCAATGCCCGCGAGGAGAAGCTCCGCGCCCGTGAGGAAGCCAAGAAGCAGGCCGAGAACGAGCGCATGGCGGCCCTGTACCGTCAGCACGTCCTGAAGGAGCCGGCCCCCGCGCTGGCGACGGGCCTGCAGATCCAGGGCCTGAAGAAGGCCCCGGCCCAGCCGAAGGCCGAGCCGGAGCCGACGGTCAACTGA
- a CDS encoding peroxiredoxin → MSGPLAINTNAPDFTATTTHGPIRFHEWLGDSWGILFSHPKDFTPVCTTELGTVARLVPEFEKRNVKVIGLSVDPVDRHEAWAKDIEETQGAAVTYPMIGDPDLSVSKLYGMLPADAGETSDGRTAADNATVRNVYVIGPDKKIKLVLSYPMTAGRNFDEILRIVDSLQLSARHKVATPADWKPGQDVIIGTAVSDEEAKGIYPNGWHAVKPYLRYVPQPK, encoded by the coding sequence ATGTCCGGTCCGCTCGCCATCAACACCAACGCTCCCGATTTCACCGCCACCACCACGCACGGTCCCATCCGCTTCCACGAGTGGCTCGGCGACAGCTGGGGCATCCTGTTCTCGCACCCCAAGGACTTCACGCCGGTGTGCACGACCGAGCTCGGCACGGTGGCGCGCCTGGTGCCCGAGTTCGAGAAGCGCAACGTCAAGGTGATCGGGCTGAGCGTCGACCCGGTGGATCGCCACGAGGCGTGGGCGAAGGACATCGAGGAGACGCAAGGTGCGGCGGTGACCTACCCGATGATCGGCGACCCGGACCTCAGCGTGTCGAAGCTGTATGGCATGCTGCCGGCCGACGCCGGCGAGACGTCCGACGGCCGCACGGCTGCCGACAACGCGACCGTCCGCAACGTGTACGTGATCGGGCCCGACAAGAAGATCAAGCTGGTGCTCTCGTACCCGATGACGGCCGGCCGCAACTTCGACGAGATCCTCCGCATCGTCGATTCGCTGCAACTCTCGGCACGCCACAAGGTCGCCACGCCTGCCGACTGGAAGCCTGGCCAGGACGTGATCATCGGCACCGCTGTCTCCGACGAGGAAGCCAAGGGGATCTACCCGAACGGCTGGCATGCCGTGAAGCCGTACTTGCGCTATGTACCGCAGCCGAAGTAG
- a CDS encoding family 16 glycosylhydrolase has product MRTSSIALGACLLLARAAHAQAPVPPTPQGYTLVWQDEFDRDGLPDPARWGYDVGGHGWGNREPQFYTARRPENARVEAGHLVIEARKEAWQGAPYTSARLVTKGKGDWTYGRIDVRAMLPRGRGSWPAIWMLATTPGKMKWPDDGEIDVMEHVGFDHGVVHASVHTKAYHHSIGTQKTARTTVADVSEAFHVYSVEWDASHVRILLDDREYFRYDKPAGAGKAEWPFDGPFHLLLNVAVGGAWGGEKGIDETSLPYRMLVDYVRVYQRTR; this is encoded by the coding sequence ATGCGGACCTCCTCCATCGCGCTGGGCGCGTGCCTCCTGCTGGCACGCGCCGCTCACGCCCAGGCGCCCGTCCCGCCCACGCCTCAGGGGTACACCCTCGTGTGGCAGGACGAGTTCGACCGCGACGGCCTGCCCGACCCCGCCAGGTGGGGCTACGACGTCGGCGGCCATGGCTGGGGCAACCGCGAGCCGCAGTTCTACACGGCGCGACGCCCCGAGAACGCGCGCGTCGAGGCGGGGCACCTCGTCATCGAGGCGCGCAAGGAAGCCTGGCAGGGCGCGCCGTACACTTCGGCGCGCCTCGTCACGAAGGGCAAGGGCGACTGGACGTACGGCCGCATCGACGTGCGGGCGATGTTGCCGCGTGGCCGCGGCTCCTGGCCAGCCATCTGGATGCTCGCCACCACGCCCGGCAAGATGAAGTGGCCCGACGATGGCGAGATCGACGTGATGGAGCACGTCGGCTTCGACCACGGCGTCGTCCACGCCTCGGTGCACACGAAGGCGTACCACCACAGCATCGGCACGCAGAAGACGGCCCGGACGACCGTGGCCGACGTGTCGGAGGCGTTCCACGTCTATTCGGTGGAGTGGGACGCGTCCCACGTCCGTATCCTGCTCGACGACCGGGAGTACTTCCGCTACGACAAGCCGGCCGGCGCCGGCAAGGCGGAATGGCCGTTCGACGGGCCGTTCCACCTGCTGCTGAACGTCGCCGTCGGCGGTGCGTGGGGCGGTGAGAAGGGCATCGACGAGACGTCGCTGCCGTACCGGATGCTCGTCGATTACGTCCGCGTGTACCAGCGGACCAGGTAA
- a CDS encoding RNA helicase, which produces MPALLGDLLPPRRDASSDDLLDRFLDYVSGRRLSLYPAQEEAVLALLDGQNVILNTPTGSGKSLVASALLFAALARGERAVYTCPIKALVNEKWMDLCREFGPEHVGLSTGDASVNRDAPILCCTAEVLSNIALREGGDADIQHVVMDEFHYYADRDRGVAWQVPLLTMPQARFLLMSATLGDTAPFETSLTSLNGRGSVTIRSAVRPVPLEFSYSEVPLPHAIEALVEAGRTPAYVVHFTQADAASSAQDFTSLKICTREEKALIADRIAAFDFSSPYGGHIRKWLRHGIGLHHAGLLPKYRVLIEQLAQQGLLKVICGTDTLGAGINVPIRTVVFTRLCKFDGQKTAHLTARDFHQIAGRAGRKGFDDQGFVVVQAPEHVIENLRLSEKAARDGKKVTKRKPPEHNYVHWDQNTLTRLIGAPPEPLVSRFQVTHGMLLNVLSRKTDGVAAMRQLIRDSHESDAAKAGHRRRAWQLFRSLVSRGIVEIVPRTPEGARVRVNVDLQDDFSMNQALSLYLIETLPLLDPDEPTHALDVLTLVESILENPELILRRQLDRIKDRAVAQMKADGMEYEQRMEELEKLEYPKPLRDFVYDTFNAFADRHPWVGQENIRPKSIAREMYETGKSFAEYVMEYDLERSEGLLLRHLNSVYKVLSQTVPDGAKTDDVLEVEWHFKALVQGVDASLADEWERMRDPDYVPLAATGGGLTLRPGRPAAYDLTGDARAFMAAIRSRIFLWLRPWAHGDHAAALAVLDSPVAGDLASDTPSWTPERLAESLAAYLDGHLAVRFDPEGRNTKHTHVDRDIDPEAWRVQQVLVDPEDLNDWMAEFEVDVPASRARQAPVMRLRSIGPIA; this is translated from the coding sequence GTGCCCGCGCTCCTCGGCGACCTGCTGCCCCCTCGACGTGATGCCTCCAGCGACGACCTGCTGGACCGGTTCCTGGACTACGTGTCCGGCCGGCGCCTCTCCCTCTATCCCGCGCAGGAAGAAGCCGTGCTGGCGCTGCTCGACGGACAGAACGTCATCCTCAACACGCCGACCGGCTCGGGCAAGTCACTGGTCGCCTCGGCCCTGCTGTTTGCGGCCCTCGCGCGGGGCGAGCGGGCCGTCTACACCTGCCCGATCAAGGCCCTGGTCAACGAGAAGTGGATGGACCTGTGTCGCGAGTTCGGTCCGGAGCACGTCGGCTTGTCGACCGGCGACGCGTCGGTCAACCGCGACGCGCCCATCCTCTGCTGCACCGCCGAGGTGCTGTCCAACATCGCGCTGCGGGAGGGTGGCGACGCCGACATCCAGCACGTCGTGATGGACGAGTTCCACTACTACGCCGATCGCGACCGCGGCGTGGCCTGGCAGGTGCCGTTGCTGACGATGCCGCAGGCGCGCTTCCTGCTGATGTCGGCGACCCTCGGCGACACGGCGCCGTTCGAGACCTCGCTGACCTCGCTCAACGGCCGGGGCTCGGTGACCATCAGGTCGGCGGTCCGCCCCGTGCCTCTGGAGTTCAGTTATTCGGAGGTCCCGCTCCCCCACGCGATCGAGGCGCTGGTCGAGGCGGGCAGGACGCCCGCGTACGTGGTGCACTTCACGCAGGCCGATGCAGCCAGCAGCGCGCAGGACTTCACCAGCCTGAAGATCTGCACGCGCGAGGAGAAGGCTCTGATTGCCGACCGCATCGCCGCGTTCGACTTCTCGAGCCCCTACGGCGGTCACATCCGCAAGTGGCTGCGGCATGGGATCGGCCTGCACCACGCCGGCCTGCTGCCGAAGTACCGCGTGCTCATCGAGCAGCTCGCGCAACAGGGCCTGCTGAAGGTGATCTGCGGCACCGACACGCTCGGCGCCGGCATCAACGTGCCCATCCGCACCGTCGTCTTCACCCGCTTGTGCAAGTTCGACGGCCAGAAGACCGCGCACCTCACCGCCCGCGACTTCCACCAGATCGCCGGCCGCGCCGGTCGCAAGGGGTTCGACGACCAGGGCTTCGTCGTCGTGCAGGCGCCCGAGCACGTGATCGAGAACCTGCGCCTGTCGGAGAAGGCGGCGCGCGACGGCAAGAAGGTGACCAAGCGCAAGCCGCCCGAGCACAACTACGTGCACTGGGACCAGAACACGCTGACGCGCCTGATCGGCGCTCCGCCGGAGCCGCTCGTGTCGCGCTTCCAGGTGACGCACGGCATGTTGCTGAACGTGCTGAGCCGCAAGACCGACGGCGTGGCAGCCATGCGCCAGTTGATCCGCGACTCGCACGAGTCCGACGCCGCCAAGGCCGGCCATCGTCGTCGCGCCTGGCAGTTGTTCCGCAGCCTCGTCTCACGCGGCATCGTCGAGATCGTGCCTCGCACGCCGGAAGGCGCCCGCGTGCGGGTGAACGTCGACCTGCAGGACGACTTCTCGATGAACCAGGCGCTGTCGCTGTACCTGATCGAGACGTTGCCGCTACTCGACCCCGACGAGCCGACGCACGCGCTCGACGTGCTGACGCTGGTCGAGTCGATCCTCGAGAACCCCGAGCTGATCCTCCGCCGGCAACTCGATCGCATCAAGGACCGCGCCGTCGCGCAGATGAAGGCCGACGGGATGGAGTACGAGCAGCGCATGGAGGAACTCGAGAAGCTCGAGTACCCCAAGCCGCTGCGGGACTTCGTGTACGACACGTTCAACGCCTTCGCCGACCGCCACCCCTGGGTCGGGCAGGAGAACATCCGCCCCAAGTCGATCGCGCGCGAGATGTACGAAACGGGCAAGTCGTTCGCCGAGTACGTCATGGAGTACGACCTCGAGCGGTCGGAGGGGCTGCTGCTCCGTCACCTGAACAGCGTCTACAAGGTCCTCAGCCAGACCGTGCCCGACGGCGCCAAGACCGACGACGTGCTCGAGGTGGAGTGGCACTTCAAGGCGCTGGTGCAGGGCGTGGACGCGAGCCTGGCCGACGAATGGGAGCGCATGCGGGATCCCGACTACGTGCCGCTGGCGGCAACCGGCGGCGGTCTCACGCTGCGGCCCGGGCGCCCGGCCGCGTACGACCTCACGGGCGATGCGCGGGCCTTCATGGCCGCGATTCGATCGCGGATCTTCCTGTGGCTGCGGCCGTGGGCTCACGGCGACCACGCCGCAGCCCTCGCGGTCCTCGACTCACCCGTCGCCGGCGACCTCGCGAGCGACACGCCATCGTGGACACCCGAACGACTCGCCGAGTCGCTCGCGGCCTACCTCGATGGGCACCTGGCGGTGCGCTTCGACCCGGAAGGGCGCAACACCAAGCACACGCACGTGGATCGCGACATCGATCCCGAGGCGTGGCGGGTGCAGCAGGTGCTCGTCGATCCCGAGGACCTGAACGACTGGATGGCGGAGTTCGAGGTGGACGTGCCCGCCTCGCGCGCGCGGCAGGCGCCGGTCATGCGCCTGCGCTCGATCGGCCCGATCGCCTGA
- a CDS encoding DUF1684 domain-containing protein — MTLSRSFSVAALAALLLASPVLAQEAAGAFPPGNPPGVDDWRQQYEQTLRDEYGWLSVAGLTFLPDGTYVIGSAPGSDIPLPTGHAPAKVGTVVVAGGVATLRFEPGVEALLNGQPAPAEVVLKKAERGAPGQPATPPDKVRVGKVEFHLHESGPRLAMRVRDPESPIRIGFQGPKWFPVSEGARVVATLRPFEEARTVDVRNILGDPEPYQAPGQLEFPWDGKKVRVLAFTSTKGRLQVIFRDATMGRETYGTRYVYAEPTGDGRYVIDFNRAYNPPCAYNPYTTCPTPPKENILKVAIRAGEKIYDGPTTHAAR, encoded by the coding sequence ATGACGCTTTCACGTTCGTTCTCCGTTGCCGCCCTGGCGGCCCTGTTGCTTGCCTCGCCGGTCCTGGCCCAGGAGGCGGCCGGCGCATTCCCGCCCGGCAACCCGCCCGGCGTCGACGACTGGCGTCAGCAGTACGAGCAGACCCTGCGCGACGAGTACGGCTGGCTCAGCGTCGCCGGACTGACGTTCCTGCCCGACGGCACGTACGTGATCGGCAGTGCGCCGGGGAGCGACATCCCGCTCCCGACCGGCCATGCGCCCGCGAAGGTGGGTACGGTGGTGGTTGCCGGGGGCGTGGCGACGCTCCGCTTCGAGCCGGGTGTCGAAGCGCTGCTCAACGGACAGCCCGCGCCGGCGGAGGTGGTGCTGAAGAAGGCTGAGCGCGGCGCGCCGGGGCAGCCCGCGACGCCGCCCGACAAGGTGCGGGTCGGCAAGGTGGAGTTCCATCTGCACGAGAGCGGCCCGCGGCTGGCCATGCGCGTGCGCGATCCCGAGTCGCCGATCCGCATCGGCTTCCAGGGGCCGAAGTGGTTCCCGGTGTCGGAGGGGGCACGCGTGGTGGCCACGCTCAGGCCGTTCGAGGAGGCCAGGACCGTCGACGTTCGCAACATCCTCGGTGATCCCGAGCCATACCAGGCGCCGGGGCAACTCGAGTTCCCGTGGGATGGCAAGAAGGTCCGGGTCCTGGCATTCACGAGCACCAAGGGCCGCCTGCAGGTGATCTTCCGCGACGCGACGATGGGGCGCGAGACGTACGGCACGCGCTACGTGTACGCCGAGCCGACCGGCGATGGTCGCTACGTCATCGACTTCAACAGGGCGTACAACCCGCCGTGCGCGTACAACCCGTACACGACGTGCCCGACGCCGCCGAAGGAGAACATCCTGAAGGTGGCCATCCGCGCCGGCGAGAAGATCTACGACGGTCCGACCACGCACGCCGCGCGCTGA